In Fragaria vesca subsp. vesca linkage group LG1, FraVesHawaii_1.0, whole genome shotgun sequence, the sequence ATCAATCCATTTAACAAAACTAGAATCACAAATCAAACGAAAACATACAAGACAATAAATCTACCTCGAAGCAGGGGTTTGTAGAAAGTGATGGTGGCTTTCCACCTGCCTTCCTTAATCCCATTGATGCTCTCGACGACCTGCGTCACCTCATTGATGATTTGACTGCTCACCGTCGCCCCTACATTGGGTTGCCAGTGCAAAACCCTAATTGCATCACAAAACATCAAATGTTAAAAACAATGGACAATACTTGGGACCTTACACTAGGGGTTTCAAGCTTTGTTCTTTACCATTTCAGCGGCATCGTCTCCGATTTCAACTGTTTTGGCTTAGGGCTCAGATTCTCTGTAATTCATTAATAATTTATACACAGGATTAGATATCTAGTATATTCTATCAATTTTGGGAATTCAACAAAACAACTTGGATCCAAAAATGAGCTGAAAATTACTGAAACAAAATCAAATTTAGATTCTTTAAGGCTTTAACATGTCTCAAAATTAATGAAAAATTGAATCAGGTGACATATACATATACATAGAGTTTAAATTTGGATTCAAGCAGTGTTTATGCGAATTTGAATGGAGAGAAATCCCTAAGTTAGAGGTGAGCCCTAATCTGAGTAAAGATTCGAACTTGAAGCGAAAATCTAAGAGAAGGAGAGAGATACCTGGAGAGAACGGAGGAAGAGAGAGAGAGCAATGAACTCAGCTGCTGTGACTTTTAGGGGCTGTTTGGCGCGCAGTGAGAGAGCTGCGGAGGAGAATGACCAAATGGCTTTCTACACAGGAGGCCGAGGGGTTTAAACGGTAAAAGTAGGTTTTAATTTTATCAAAATAGGAAAGAAAGAAAAATAAAATAAATAATTTTATATTAGGATATTCCGAGCGTTAAGAGATTTTTTTTTATTTGAACGATCGCAAAAACACTATACATAACATTTGATTGTCTCATGAAATTTCTTCCGGTAAGTAGTTACATTTATAGACTCTTCATGTTTACTAAATTGGTGATTGCTTATAGTAGTTAGGAACTTAGGATTATGTTAAATGAAGTTTGATATATTTTGTATAAAAGATGAGGTTATAAGAATATTTAATTAATATGATATTATAGTCAACCCTCTAGTAATGTGACTGAATATGCAGGTTTCTGTCTCTAAATCGTGAGTCAATATCAACTTACAAGTGAATATTATGTCATCAAACTAATCATAAGAGTCTAATAAACTTAATCAGTGCATTAAGTGAACTACTTAGATATTTCAGCACAAAAAATGAAACTACTAAATACATTTATTAAGATCTAATTTTTCATTCGCGTGCTTTTGAGAATTCGAGATGATCCTGAAATATTTTCTTTTTTTAGGATAAAAAGAAATTAAAACCATTTCCCCAAATAAATTTTAACAATTGCTGTTTTACCTAAAAGCTTCATACTTACCAAAGAAGCCCCTTTTCTGTTTTGGTCGGTGTCCCCAAACAAAGCTTAAAAGGAAGAAACTTTAAACCGGGAATGGAGGGTCTCTGAGAGCCTCTGCTTCTCTCTCTGTCTCACACAAAACCACCACCACATTCTTTTTCTTCCGATTTCAATTTCACGGCGGTTTCTCTCTCTTCCACGGCGGCGCTAGGGTTTCGCTTTGAACGAGCTCTCTGAATCCGGAAAAATCAATGGCGTCAGTTTATATTCCGGTGCAGAATTCCGAGGAGGAAGTTAGGGTTGCTCTCGATCAGCTTCCCAGGGACGCTTCTGATATCCTTGATATTCTCAAGGCTGAGCAAGCTCCTCTCGATCTCTGGCTCATTATCGCGGTTCGTTGTTTTTTTTTTTTTTTTTTTTTTTTTTGTGATGATGATTCTCAATGCTGTGATTCTGATATAATGCAAGCTTGAAACTTCAATTCAATGCATTATTGTTTGGTTTATGAGCAGTTTCGTTTCGAAGTTTCGATTTTGGCTGGAATTCGAATCGATGAATTTGCTGTTTAATTTTGAGTTGTAATGCTGCAGAGAGAGTACTTCAAGCAAGGGAAGCTAGAACAGTTTCGACAGATTTTGGAGGAAGGTTCGAGTCCTGGTAATCTCGCGACACTCTTTTTGTTTATTACTTGCTTTTGGTGCTTAATATTTGTGCTGTGGAGTAATGTTGGTGGAGTTGTTGTTTGCATTGGTGCAGAGATTGATGAGTATTATGCGGATGTTCGATACGAGAGGATTGCTATCTTGAATGCGTTGGGAGCCTATTACAGCTACCTTGGAAAGATTGAGACCAAGCAGAGAGAAAAGGAGGAGCATTTCATATTAGCGACACAGTTCTACAACAAAGCATCGAGAATCGACATTCATGAGCCTTCTACATGGGTTGGGAAAGGTAGGTATTGTTGAGTAATTTTAATACTTTTCGTACTGGATATGGCTCCTCTTGGCAACTACAGTGTCCAAGTGCATTGTCCGAGTTTAGCTTGAACTGTGTTTTGCACATGTCATCAGATGCCCCAACACTAGAGTAGTTGATCTATAGAGTGCTTGGTGTGGCAAATAAGAGTTTTCATGGACTGGCCTTATGTGCTTGTTATGTTGCAGTTGTGACTATGGATTCCAAAAGAAATCTTGTATCATCTTATCTCCCTGGCAATTAAAGTTGCTTCTTGTTCTCGATTTATATTCAGAGTCTTTCTGCTATCAGTCTATAATGCATCTACTGCTTACTCATACAGTTAATTGTCTGGCTTTCTCAATGAGTGCGGGAAAAGGATCTATATTTCTGAATTCACATCGGGAGTAGGCAATGCTTGTTAAGCTTCTCTGAACTTTATTACTGTCTTCTGCTCACAGGTCAACTTTTACTGGCTAAGGGTGAAGTAGACCAGGCGTTCAATGCGTTCAAGATTGTATTAGATGGAGACCGTGATAATGTCCCTTCCCTTTTGGGTCAGGTTTGTACTTGATCTCTCTGCTTTAAGATAGTATAATGCTTGCCACTTTAACGTATGTCATACATTCATAACGTATGAAAATGAAAATACACGTAATCAGTATTCATTCTATTGAATGGTTTATCTGCAACTTAAAAATTCTATTTTTTTTCTGGGTTCTTTAAAATATGGGATTTTCAATGGGCGTCCAATGTGGTGATGTCCACATTTATACGAGCTATGAATATTGCAATTTGCTCTCTAAGTCTTTTTAAATGGATTGTTAGCAAGAGTAGAGGAGAGTGGAAATTTAGTGGTAGGTAAGTACACACTTAGGGGGAACTAATTAAAACATTATAGATCTGGTTAACCCACAGAGAGCAAGAGTGACCAAATTGGGGTTGTCTATTATCAGTTATGCTGCATTTGCTTTAAACTAGTTGCCTTGGTATCTGCAGGCATGCGTTGAGTTTAATCGTGGGCAATTTTCTGATTCATTGGAGCTGTACAAGGTTTGTATGCATCCTCCTGTTTTAACCTGTTCAACCCAACAAAATTACTCTTAACCTCAAGATTTGTTCTCTTGCGTAGAAAATTGTCTCGAGTTAGATAGTTCCTTTTCTTTAACTGTTGAAGTTCCATGCAGAGAGCCCTACAAGTGAATCCTGATTGTCCTGCGGCTGTGAGACTTGGCATCGGTCTCTGTCGTTACAAAATGGGTCAATTTGAAAAAGCTTGGCAGGCATTTCATCGGGTTTTAGAGGCAAGTGATATCTCATATTGAATCTGCAATTATACCTGTCACAGTTCTTTTAACTTCATGATCTTATTATACTTGCAGTTAGATCCCGAAAATGTTGAGGCTCTTGTTGCTCTTGCAATTTTGGATTTGCATACCAATGCAGGTAAAACTATAAAACTCAGCATTTTATGTTTTACTTGATCCAGTTCTGTTAATTGGTTTGATTCTTGTTAGTGTTCCATACTTCTGTCCCTTGCTAATATCTGGACTGTATTATTTGATAGCTGCTGGGATAAGGAAAGGAATGGAAAAAATGCAGAGAGCTTTTGAGCTATATCCTTATTGTGCAATGGCCTTAAATTATCTGGCAAACCATTTTTTCTACACTGGTCAGCACTTTTTAGTTGAGCAACTTACTGAGACCGCACTTGCTGTCACCAACCATGGACCAACAAAGTCGCATTCCTACTACAATTTAGCACGATCTTACCATAGCAAGGTAAAATGATGCTTCTTTTTATATGACAAGGTCATGATAATGAAGGGTTCTTTAAATTGTCTCTTGTGTTGGTAAAACAAATTTGAGCAGAGGAAAGGAAATTTATTTAAATCAAGAGGGGCTTCAGTGTGTGTGTGGATTGTTGGATTTATATCTGATGCACTATTTAGCACTACATGTTACTGAATTCTATTATGGTGTCTCGAGAACAAATAAATAGGTTGGCGTTGTTGTGAAATTGTCACAGCTGGCAGTGCAACACTTTCAGACTAGTGTAGATTATTATTATTAGCAAGTTCCCTGGCTCCATTTGATTTGATGACATAAATATCGTTAAGTTCAGTCACCTCTCAAGTCTCATCGACACTTTCAGTCCTTCATGTTTCACCTATGACTCTTTTGGATTACTAATGGTACAATGTTTGATTGCATTGAGTTGCAGGGGGACTATGATAAGGCAGGAGTGTACTACATGGCATCCGTCAAGGAAATCAGTAAACCCCAAGAATTCATATTTCCTTACTATGGTCAGTCACGATCAGTCATAAATAATCTCTAGTGATTTGTGTAAGAGTCAGATATTTTAGCATAGGGCTTGTAATGGCTTCAATCAGTAGTTAACATTCCAAGTCTTTAACATAACTTCTCTGAGGGGTTAGTAGTAACGGCCAGGTCCATGGCTTGCTTCCAGCAGTTGGGTTGAACCCCTTCACACCTACCTATTTAGCTATTCTCTACAGTTTCCCGTCTCCTAAAAGTTCTAGGGTTGAACTGGGTTTGCCAAGTGGGTTTGGGGGATTTATGGTATCTTGAAAAAGAAAAAGACTTTAATCTCTCTCTCTCTCNNNNNNNNNNNNNNNNNNNNNNNNNNNNNNNNNNNNNNNNNNNNNNNNNNNNNNNNNNNNNNNNNNNNNNNNNNNNNNNNNNNNNNNNNNNNNNNNNNNNNNNNNNNNNNNNNNNNNNNNNNNNNNNNNNNNNNNNNNNNNNNNNNNNNNNNNNNNNNNNNNNNNNNNNNNNNNNNNNNNNNNNNNNNNNNNNNNNNNNNNNNNNNNNNNNNNNNNNNNNNNNNNNNNNNNNNNNNNNNNNNNNNNNNNNNNNNNNNNNNNNNNNNNNNNNNNNNNNNNNNNNNNNNNNNNNNNNNNNNNNNNNNNNNNNNNNNNNNNNNNNNNNNNNNNNNNNNNNNNNNNNNNNNNNNNNNNNNNNNNNNNNNNNNNNNNNNNNNNNNNNNNNNNNNNNNNNNNNNNNNNNNNNNNNNNNNNNNNNNNNNNNNNNNNNNNNNNNNNNNNNNNNNNNNNNNNNNNNNNNNNNNNNNNNNNNNNNNNNNNNNNNNNNNNNNNNNNNNNNNNNNNNNNNNNNNNNNNNNNNNNNNNNNNNNNNNNNNNNNNNNNNNNNTATTTAACCTTGCAAGACTACTTGAGCAATTACATAACACTGAAACGGCAGCCATATTTTACCGTTTGATTTTGTTCAAGGTATGTGCCTGTATACATCTGATTGTCTTTTTTTTTCTTTTTTTTTTTTTTTTTTTTTTTTGAAGTAAGTCTTCTGAATTCTGATATGTCATGGTCCAATTGTTTTCGTTATTGGATTTTATTTGTTTAACATCTGTTCTGCTCTGCAGTATCCAGACTATGTAGATGCTTATCTGAGGCTCGCTGCCCTTGCAAAAGCTCGAAATAATTTACAACTAAGCATTGAACTGGTATGCATATAACATTATGACTTCTCTCTNNNNNNNNNNNNNNNNNNNNAATCTCTCTCTCTCTCTCTCTCTCTCTCTCTCTCTCTCTCTCCCTCTCTCTCTTTCTCTTTATAGTTATGTATATATTCAGAAAACTGATCCACTCCTTTCTATAGGTTAATGATGCACTGAAGGTGAATAACAAGTCCCCAAATGCATTATTAATGCTTGGTGACTTGGAATTAAAAAATGATGACTGGGTTAAGGCAAAAGAGACCTTTCGGGCTGCTAGTGAAGCAACTGAGGGAAAGGATTCTTATGCCACTCTTTCTCTGGTGTGTATAACTTTATTGGGCCTTCTCCCAATTCTTTTCTGTCATTGAAATAATACTTAATTGATAGCTTTAGTATTTTGACAAAAACAAAAAAACTGCCAAAGTTATATTTCCAGAAACTATCTTTTTCTGTTACTGTGTTTGCTAATGTTACTTAAACACTGTCTCTGTCTTATATGCTTGGCTGTTACTGTGTAGGGAAACTGGAATTATTTTGCGGCAATTCGCAATGAGAAAAGAAATCCCAAGTTGGAAGCTACACATCTCGAAAAATCGAAAGAACTCTACACTAAAGTACGTTGGTTTATTACTTTTATTTTCTTTTCCTGTCCTTTTGGAGCCATTATCTTGGAATGTAATGCTTACACATGCACTTCCAAGGGCTTTCTCATTTTATCTTGTTGGTCAAAATACTTATGATCAATATAGATTCTCTATTTCCATAATATTTGTTACACTTGTATCAATCATGTAATGGTACTGTTTTCATTCATCTATTGGGTAATGTGCCACACAAATCTGGTTGCTTTTTTATAATACTTTTTACATGCTTATAGGTCCTGGCTCAACATTCTGCTAATTTATATGCTGCCAATGGTGCTGGAGTGGTCTTTGCAGAGAAGGGTCACTTTGATGTTTCTAAAGACATTTTTACACAAGTAAGTTATATAGCAAGCAATCAGAAATTTAATATGTGGTTACTACATCATAGGTAGATGCAGATTTCAAAATCTAAGATGTTTGCTGTTTGCCTGTGATTGTAGGTTCAAGAAGCTGCCAGTGGGAACATTTTTGTTCAGATGCCTGATGTATGGATAAATTTGGCACATGTTTATTTTGCTCAAGGCAATTTTCCCCTGGCTGTGAAAATGGTGAATTCTTCTCATCTCATCTCATCTCTATGTCTATTCTATTATTTGACTTTAAATTTACTACAGTTCTCTTGCATGTGCTGATGACTAGTAACTTTGCAGTATCAAAATTGCTTGAGGAAGTTCTTTAACAACACGGACTCCCAGATCCTACTGTATATTGCTCGTACACAGTATGAAGCGGAGCAGTGGCAAGACTGCAAGAAAACTTTAATGAGAGCCATTCATTTGGCACCTTCAAACTACACATTGAGGTTTGATGCAGGTGTTGTAATGCAGAAGTTCTCAGCTTCAACCTTACAAAAGTCAAAGAAATCTGTGGATGAGGTTTGACAAGATTTTTCTCATCTGAAGCATTCTTGCCGATTATTTGTCAGTGAACATTATATTTAATTTGTGATTTCATTAATTCACATGCGTAACATCTTATATATGTCCATGTTTAGGTCCGGTCAACAGTTGCCGAGCTCGAAAATGCTGTTCGTTTATTTAAACAACTGTCTGCTGCTTCCAGCCTTCACTTTCATGGGTTTGATGAGAAAAAGATTGACACTCATGTTGAGTATTGCAGCCACTTGCTTGAGGCTGCAAGAGTTCATTTAACAGCAGCTGAGCATGAAGAGCAGAAGATTCGACAGAAACAAGAACTTGCTCGTCAGATGGCAATTGCTGAGGAAGCCCGTCGTAAGGCTGAAGAACAGAGGAAGTTCCAGGTTTGAACATTCTAAAGTTGCTTCATCCTATACATTTCTGTAATCTTTTACCCCTACATTAGTTAATACTTACGTACAACAGTTGGAGAGGAGAATGCAAGAGGACGAACTAAAGCGAGTGAAACAACAGGAGGAGCATTTTGAGCGCATAAAGGTAAAGATTGATAACTGAGTTGTCTGTACATTTTTTTATTGCTACCCCCTACAATTGGAGTTCAACAGTTCCTTTCACTTCATGTATACCAGGTCATGGTTTGGCTTGTATAGTTAAATTCCCTCTAACCTTGTATAAAAATATGGATCCTGGTGAATACAGAAAATTGATAGCTTTTGTATATGCATGGCATATTTCATGTTTCTAAGTTTTTCAATATTTTGGCTCTACAGGAGCAATGGAAAAGTAGTACATCTGGTTCCAAGAGAAGGCCTTCAGATATAATTGATGATGAGGGTGGGCATAGTGAAAAGAGAAGGAGAAAAGGTGGAAAGAAGAGAAGGAAGGACAAGCACTCAAGGTCTCGTTATGAGACGGAGGAAGCAGAAGCTGAGCAGATGGACTATCAGGAAGCACCAGAAAATGAAGATGCTGACACACACTACAGGGAATCTGGTCATATGAATGAGCAGGATGACGAAGAGAATGCTCAAAATCCTCTTGAAGCAGTTGGCCTAGAAGATTCTGATGTTGAGGATGAGGTAAAAGAACTGATATCTTGGCTAGCAATCCAAGTAAATGAATGTCAATTTTTATGTCACTTCCTGCTGGCAGTAACATAGTTTATCTTTTATGTTCTAGGCTGCACCAGCTGGTCGACGGAGGCGAGCATGGTCAGAATCTGATGATGATGAGGAGCAACAAGAGAGGCAGCCGGAGTCCAGTCCTAGGAGAGAAAATTCTGCAGATGTTCAGAGTGACGGAGAAGGTGATAAGCCAAATGGGGATCTTGATGATGAGGAGTAATGTCCATCATCTTGAAGTGTACTAGATAAGTAGTAAATATGTGCAATTTTGAACAAATTTTATAACAGGAGGGCCTGAGCCATTAGCTGAGGGTTAACTACTTTATTCATAGGTGTTTGTGGCCCTCATGTTTATATTTTGTACTTCTGAAACTCAATAATAGAAGCTTCAATATTTTCCTTCTTAGTTTCGCTCATCTCCCATCACCTTCACCTTGTATGCTTCTGAACTCCAAGGATTCGAGTTCCTCCTGAACATCGTAAAGCTGGACTGTATACATGTATTTAGCGAATCAGATGTGATTTGTTTCGATTGCTCATGAGCACAAAGACGAGGTTGTCAGTTGATCTAGAGGCGTTCAAACAAGTTTCATAGTTCTACTTTTACCGACGAATTGGTACTAATCTCACATGATTTCAAACAATGCTAGGTGAACCAGCTGAACCAGCTTCCACTAGTCTGGCAAAAGTAAAATGGGAAGCAAACTTAGCCAACAATCTCATGGGAAGGGTGCTGAGGGTTGATAGTGCTCATGCATGTTCTGTAGTGTATAAATCTGCAAAAGTTGCTCTCGTACAATCGTCTTTTTGGGCCAACTCAACCACAGTTCCACTCACCACCCAACACAGGCTTAAGAACAACATTTCAGCCTGACTAGTGTTTCTGCAAAAGCTTCACTGCTTCTGCTTAGCTTGGATACCAATTCTGCACGACTATACAGCTTTTCACACCCACACAGTCTTTTTCGTGGGGTGATCATTACTGTTTCAGCAAAATTCCTTATTGAATACAGACTTTTTGTGAGTTTCACAGTTCCAAAATTTCATAAGGAAACCAACTGCAGTGTTATAGTCCAAAGGGAACCAACCTTATGACCGTTTGAGCTCACTTGTTTTAAGAAAACATGAACTATATACAAAGCTTAGGATCCAACACATAAATCTATTGAAGATATTTGGACAAAGTACAATATGTTTAAGCAAGATTTGCAGCAGTAGATAGCAGAATCTTAGGGTTTCTGGTTCCTCTGTATCAGTAATGAGCAAAGACTATATCTATTAAAACAGTCACATGCATTTTGCTGTTAGATTTTAGAATACAAACACTTGTCTATTTGAAATGAAATCAGAGGACGCAAGGCAGGCAGCTCCCAAAAGAGAAAGGGAAGAGTCATGAGAGATTTGTGAGGTGTCCTTTTCTCAGTATAGTAGGTGGTGGATATATATTTAAAAGGTGATCAATGCTTTGGCTTTGTTTTGAAGATTTGCAAGGAGTAACTGGTATGCTATTTGCCAACAGAACCTGAGGTGAATTCAGATTCAGAACTGACATATTAGCCAATCTTGGGGTCCATATTGGGTCCAATATCTTCAATTATGATTTCAAACAAACAAAACATCAATATGGTACCCTAATGTATAACACAGAGTTTGCCTGACTCATTTGGAACTACTATGTGAAATGGCAAAGAGAGGGTTGGATATCAAACCAAGATGACCAGAGACATACATAGGATCCTTCATTTCAAAACACAATAATTATAGATACTAATGATAATCCATTCAACCACATTCAAACTAATTTTAAAAAGATAATAAAGAAAATTAATACTCTTCCTGCCTTCACTAATTAGACATTACACAAAAAAAGAGTTGACACCAAGTAAGTACAAGTTTTGGCCCTTGGATTCAGAAACCCAGTACAAGAAACTGCTCAGTCATCTGCAAAACAAAACAAAACATGAACTTGTTATTACACAACAATCACATCCAGGTCTCCAAAACCAATGCAAATCAGTTTAACCGCAAAGGTAAGAAATAATTACCATGATGACTTCTGGAATTGTAGATTGGGAAGTCATGAGCAGAGTTTGGAATAGAGATTGAAAGCCTGGTGGTGGAAGCTGATCCACTGTTTGAAGATTTATTATTAGCATCCAAATCAAGCCATGATGATTCTCTATCTTTGGGAGGCCCTTCATCAAAGAAGTGATGAATGGTTCTCTGGGTTTCTTCTCCTCGTTTGGAGTCAGTGAAGTTCTGAAGCTGCAAGTGAGGGTAGTGCTCTGTTTGTAAAGCAGAGCAGGTCCTCTGTTTTGAAGAAGAGTCGGAACAACTCATTGTGAGC encodes:
- the LOC101310166 gene encoding RNA polymerase-associated protein CTR9 homolog; amino-acid sequence: MASVYIPVQNSEEEVRVALDQLPRDASDILDILKAEQAPLDLWLIIAREYFKQGKLEQFRQILEEGSSPEIDEYYADVRYERIAILNALGAYYSYLGKIETKQREKEEHFILATQFYNKASRIDIHEPSTWVGKGQLLLAKGEVDQAFNAFKIVLDGDRDNVPSLLGQACVEFNRGQFSDSLELYKRALQVNPDCPAAVRLGIGLCRYKMGQFEKAWQAFHRVLELDPENVEALVALAILDLHTNAAAGIRKGMEKMQRAFELYPYCAMALNYLANHFFYTGQHFLVEQLTETALAVTNHGPTKSHSYYNLARSYHSKGDYDKAGVYYMASVKEISKPQEFIFPYYVNLARLLEQLHNTETAAIFYRLILFKYPDYVDAYLRLAALAKARNNLQLSIELVNDALKVNNKSPNALLMLGDLELKNDDWVKAKETFRAASEATEGKDSYATLSLGNWNYFAAIRNEKRNPKLEATHLEKSKELYTKVLAQHSANLYAANGAGVVFAEKGHFDVSKDIFTQVQEAASGNIFVQMPDVWINLAHVYFAQGNFPLAVKMYQNCLRKFFNNTDSQILLYIARTQYEAEQWQDCKKTLMRAIHLAPSNYTLRFDAGVVMQKFSASTLQKSKKSVDEVRSTVAELENAVRLFKQLSAASSLHFHGFDEKKIDTHVEYCSHLLEAARVHLTAAEHEEQKIRQKQELARQMAIAEEARRKAEEQRKFQLERRMQEDELKRVKQQEEHFERIKEQWKSSTSGSKRRPSDIIDDEGGHSEKRRRKGGKKRRKDKHSRSRYETEEAEAEQMDYQEAPENEDADTHYRESGHMNEQDDEENAQNPLEAVGLEDSDVEDEAAPAGRRRRAWSESDDDEEQQERQPESSPRRENSADVQSDGEGDKPNGDLDDEE